From a region of the Apibacter sp. B3706 genome:
- a CDS encoding DegT/DnrJ/EryC1/StrS family aminotransferase — translation MPGYELWGEEEKKHLNDVIESGILMRYNFESARNNHWKAKEFEQAIQKRMHVSHAQLTSSGTSALLTALNAAGVGAGDEVILPTFTFVASFEAVLSVGAVPVLVDIDDTLTLDPKAVEKAISSRTKVIMPVHMCGAMADISALKELAKKYKLLLIEDACQAFGGTYRGKYLGTIGDLGCFSFDFVKTVTCGEGGAVVTNKDEYYVHADQYTDHGHDHIGNNRGAENHPYLGLNYRISELHAAVGLAQFEKLDQILSIQRKNKKVLKDALKEVEGVNFRRVPDEAGDNASFLSIFLPNQELAKKVSLELSSKGIGNAYWYDNNWHYIRKWDHLKLLKSLAPLYKEHKELLPNYANADYSQSDDIISKTVTIPISLLWNDEELAKKAEIIKSAVSSILTKK, via the coding sequence ATGCCAGGATATGAGCTTTGGGGTGAAGAAGAAAAAAAACACCTGAACGATGTTATTGAAAGTGGTATTCTTATGCGTTATAACTTTGAATCCGCAAGGAATAATCATTGGAAGGCAAAAGAGTTTGAACAGGCCATTCAAAAAAGAATGCATGTAAGTCATGCACAACTTACCAGTAGTGGTACAAGTGCTTTATTAACGGCTTTGAATGCTGCAGGAGTTGGAGCGGGAGATGAAGTGATACTACCTACCTTTACCTTTGTGGCCAGTTTCGAAGCGGTATTAAGCGTGGGAGCCGTTCCTGTTTTGGTTGACATTGACGACACGTTAACCTTAGATCCCAAAGCTGTAGAAAAAGCCATATCTTCCCGAACCAAAGTAATAATGCCTGTACACATGTGTGGAGCTATGGCAGATATTTCCGCATTGAAAGAATTGGCAAAAAAATATAAATTATTATTGATTGAAGATGCATGTCAAGCATTTGGAGGAACTTATAGAGGTAAATATTTGGGAACTATAGGGGATTTAGGATGCTTTTCATTTGACTTTGTTAAAACCGTAACTTGTGGAGAAGGAGGAGCCGTAGTAACCAATAAGGATGAGTACTATGTACATGCCGATCAATATACGGATCACGGACATGATCATATCGGAAATAATAGAGGCGCGGAAAATCATCCGTATTTAGGATTAAATTACAGAATTTCTGAGTTACACGCCGCTGTAGGTCTTGCTCAATTTGAAAAATTAGATCAAATACTTTCCATACAACGTAAAAATAAAAAAGTATTGAAAGATGCGTTGAAGGAAGTAGAGGGAGTAAATTTCAGACGAGTACCGGATGAAGCGGGAGATAATGCTTCTTTTTTAAGTATATTTTTACCAAACCAAGAATTAGCAAAAAAAGTATCGCTTGAATTAAGCAGCAAAGGTATAGGCAATGCTTATTGGTATGATAACAATTGGCATTATATCAGAAAATGGGATCATTTGAAATTACTGAAATCGTTAGCCCCTCTTTATAAAGAGCACAAAGAATTGTTACCAAATTATGCGAATGCAGATTATTCACAATCAGATGATATTATCAGCAAAACGGTAACCATTCCTATTTCCTTATTGT